In Terriglobia bacterium, a single window of DNA contains:
- a CDS encoding HlyD family efflux transporter periplasmic adaptor subunit — MNLARVLEVALPDTPPLRERKGFPRIHPRHVAREQQERDGPLVMVLVPDGPNCFFRFNPLQYKLATKFDGERSYEQVAETFHEETGIVLTADNVREFAEGLDKSDFWYRTPQEQSVQFCEQLIDQRRKKIKKKRDFGDLSVIELIYFDPNSYLTWIHKKLKFIYTPWFTAWSFFMLGVALFLLSAHWGEFWSDSVQFYNFTAKSFQDVFEFFAIFFLLGAFHETAHGMTCKHFGGDSHRMGFFMVYLVPGVFCEVQEVYVYGNRRARILTVLAGVWSEILLCEYFTVIWWLTPAGSWIHGFCYKLILSGGIFCVLINWNPLSKMDGYYLFCELFRFWDLKGLSSSFLNAWVRKNVFHMPATVPPLPRLRQIGFATYAILSGVYCYSLMLFFVKILYNVAYRFSPEWAFVPATVLTLGIFRSRIKKLGQFMKELYIDKKEWLLQQRKTILALGVAVFLLLVLPIRREFVEEPFVIEPAQRAVLRAQVPGAVTGIFVEEGQHVQAGAPIAQLSDVNLASRASAASADLKLASANATAAQLNYGDFGQAESQRVRMVKAERTVQDEAKMLQVMSPISGIVVTHRVRDLLGSYLKPGTVIAEVIDPTSMRARVYVSESELHKLRSIHDVALLASSEWMPVEGKFLKISPAAAAVEPGLIPPEAFSGLHPPTYFAVDVAIPPSATLAYGMTGTAKIFGSRRSIADFVLRPIFHALARRIW, encoded by the coding sequence ATGAATCTGGCGCGGGTACTGGAAGTTGCGCTGCCCGACACTCCGCCATTGCGCGAGAGGAAGGGTTTCCCGCGCATCCATCCGCGGCACGTAGCGCGCGAGCAACAGGAACGGGACGGGCCCCTCGTCATGGTCCTGGTGCCCGACGGCCCCAATTGTTTTTTTCGATTCAATCCTCTGCAATACAAGTTGGCGACGAAGTTCGACGGGGAACGTTCGTACGAACAGGTCGCCGAAACTTTTCACGAGGAAACAGGGATTGTCCTCACGGCCGACAACGTCCGGGAATTCGCCGAGGGTCTGGATAAGAGCGACTTCTGGTACAGAACGCCACAGGAGCAGAGCGTTCAGTTTTGCGAGCAGTTGATCGATCAACGCCGCAAGAAGATCAAGAAGAAACGTGATTTCGGCGACTTGTCCGTCATCGAACTGATCTACTTCGACCCGAACAGCTATCTCACATGGATTCACAAGAAATTGAAGTTCATCTACACGCCTTGGTTTACGGCATGGTCATTCTTCATGCTTGGCGTGGCGCTGTTTCTTTTGAGCGCACACTGGGGAGAGTTCTGGTCGGACAGCGTCCAGTTCTACAACTTCACCGCAAAGTCGTTCCAAGATGTCTTCGAGTTCTTCGCGATTTTTTTCCTGCTGGGGGCGTTCCATGAGACTGCGCACGGAATGACCTGCAAGCACTTCGGCGGAGATTCACACCGGATGGGATTCTTCATGGTTTACCTGGTGCCGGGCGTTTTCTGTGAGGTCCAGGAGGTGTATGTCTATGGCAACCGGCGCGCCCGGATACTCACGGTCCTTGCGGGTGTCTGGTCGGAGATCCTGTTATGCGAATACTTCACCGTGATCTGGTGGCTAACGCCGGCGGGCAGTTGGATCCACGGCTTCTGCTACAAGCTGATCCTGAGTGGCGGAATCTTCTGCGTGCTCATCAACTGGAATCCGCTGTCGAAGATGGATGGGTATTACCTGTTTTGCGAACTGTTCCGGTTCTGGGATCTTAAGGGCCTTTCATCGTCATTTCTAAACGCATGGGTGCGCAAGAACGTATTTCATATGCCGGCGACGGTGCCGCCGCTGCCGCGGTTGCGGCAGATTGGTTTTGCTACATATGCAATTCTTTCGGGCGTGTACTGCTATAGCCTGATGCTGTTTTTCGTGAAGATCCTTTACAACGTTGCTTACCGATTTTCACCAGAGTGGGCCTTTGTTCCCGCGACCGTGCTGACGTTAGGAATATTTCGTTCGCGAATCAAGAAGCTGGGGCAGTTTATGAAAGAACTCTATATCGATAAAAAAGAATGGCTGCTGCAGCAGCGAAAAACGATCCTGGCGTTGGGAGTCGCAGTCTTCCTGCTGTTGGTCCTTCCCATCCGACGCGAATTTGTGGAAGAACCGTTCGTGATCGAGCCAGCGCAGAGAGCGGTGCTGCGCGCGCAGGTGCCCGGCGCCGTTACAGGGATTTTCGTGGAGGAAGGGCAGCATGTGCAGGCGGGCGCGCCGATAGCGCAGCTCAGCGACGTCAATCTCGCCTCAAGGGCGTCGGCTGCATCCGCCGACCTGAAGCTAGCGTCAGCGAATGCAACTGCGGCGCAACTTAATTACGGTGACTTTGGGCAAGCAGAATCTCAGCGGGTGCGGATGGTCAAGGCGGAGCGCACCGTGCAGGATGAAGCCAAGATGTTGCAGGTGATGAGTCCGATTTCCGGCATCGTCGTGACGCACCGTGTAAGGGACCTGCTGGGTTCCTATCTCAAGCCCGGAACGGTAATCGCAGAGGTGATAGACCCGACGTCAATGCGGGCGCGAGTCTATGTTTCCGAATCAGAGTTGCACAAATTGCGGTCGATTCATGATGTCGCGCTGTTAGCCAGTTCGGAATGGATGCCAGTGGAAGGGAAGTTCCTGAAGATATCTCCCGCAGCGGCAGCAGTCGAGCCCGGGTTAATTCCGCCTGAAGCTTTCTCAGGGCTGCACCCGCCGACTTACTTCGCGGTAGATGTCGCAATTCCGCCCTCGGCCACTCTCGCGTACGGCATGACGGGAACGGCGAAAATTTTCGGAAGTCGGCGAAGCATCGCCGACTTCGTGCTCCGACCCATATTCCACGCACTCGCACGCAGAATCTGGTAA
- the dinB gene encoding DNA polymerase IV, protein MQAEHQRIIFHVDMDAFFVSVEELFDPSLKGKPVVVGGKANERGVVAAASYAARKFGVHSAMPLRTAAKICPQAIFVEGHPERYRDYSHKVHEVLCRFSPKVEMVSIDEAYLDMTGTERLHGPPLRAARALHDLMKKETDLNCSIGIGTSRLVAKVCSDQAKPNGALFVIPGCEQSFLAPLNVRKIPGVGKVTEQKLNALGIHTVGDLATRDEMWLRAEFGEWALTLAGKARGLDAGAWFEGEIGDHDGAKSISHEHTFNEDTADAEKIETMLARLSEMVCRRIREASARARCIQLKLRYEDFTTITRARTLGHATQLDSEVFHVIRELFRSNWKKGKAVRLVGVQASHFDEPDPQMNLLDEQQNNARMTQALAAADKLRDKFGERAVSLGSGLTAKFRERVHENPAALPGKEKQSKARTSDEPKD, encoded by the coding sequence GTGCAGGCGGAACACCAGCGCATCATCTTCCACGTCGACATGGACGCGTTCTTTGTGTCCGTCGAGGAGCTGTTCGATCCGTCGCTGAAAGGCAAACCAGTCGTGGTCGGCGGAAAGGCGAACGAACGTGGGGTGGTCGCGGCGGCTTCTTACGCGGCGAGGAAGTTCGGGGTGCACTCGGCGATGCCGCTGCGAACGGCGGCAAAGATCTGTCCGCAGGCCATTTTCGTGGAAGGCCACCCGGAGCGCTATCGCGATTACTCGCATAAGGTTCACGAAGTGCTTTGCCGGTTTTCTCCGAAGGTTGAGATGGTGTCGATCGATGAGGCTTACCTCGATATGACTGGAACCGAGCGACTGCATGGGCCACCGCTGCGGGCCGCGCGAGCGCTTCACGACCTGATGAAGAAGGAGACCGATCTCAACTGTTCCATCGGGATCGGGACGTCGAGATTGGTCGCGAAGGTCTGCTCCGATCAGGCTAAGCCGAACGGGGCGTTGTTCGTCATTCCGGGCTGCGAGCAGAGCTTCCTGGCGCCACTCAACGTGCGAAAGATTCCCGGGGTGGGGAAAGTGACGGAACAGAAGTTAAACGCGCTGGGGATCCATACGGTCGGCGATCTCGCGACGCGTGACGAGATGTGGCTGCGGGCTGAGTTTGGTGAGTGGGCGCTGACTCTGGCCGGAAAGGCGCGAGGGCTCGACGCCGGAGCGTGGTTCGAGGGCGAGATTGGCGATCACGATGGGGCAAAATCGATTAGCCACGAACACACGTTCAACGAGGATACGGCGGACGCGGAGAAAATCGAGACGATGCTGGCGCGATTATCGGAGATGGTATGCCGGAGGATTCGCGAAGCCAGTGCTCGCGCGCGATGCATCCAACTCAAACTTCGCTACGAGGACTTCACCACGATTACCCGGGCTCGGACGCTCGGCCACGCTACACAACTTGATAGCGAGGTCTTCCATGTCATTCGCGAACTATTTCGCAGCAATTGGAAGAAGGGAAAGGCGGTGCGTCTGGTTGGTGTTCAGGCGAGTCACTTTGACGAACCCGACCCGCAGATGAATTTGCTGGATGAGCAGCAGAACAATGCGCGCATGACACAAGCACTGGCCGCTGCGGACAAATTGCGCGACAAGTTTGGGGAGCGCGCGGTTTCTTTGGGGAGTGGACTGACGGCGAAGTTCCGCGAGCGAGTGCATGAGAACCCGGCAGCCCTGCCGGGGAAGGAAAAGCAATCGAAAGCCCGAACATCGGATGAACCGAAGGATTGA
- a CDS encoding sigma-54 dependent transcriptional regulator: protein MRSSAALSQVPDASRLAVVSPDETAWSQLESILSRSFQLRRLLAWEHVIPVMAEFPMDGLVVDIDNLGRPQMEVLASLEELRRANRDIVIVTVTRLQDRSLRLRAAEIGCDEFFVAPIDLEEMRIVLERSLGKRFLEIENRRATEQISGGRYGFSEIIGRCEPMLRVFDTITRVARSDTSVVIRGESGTGKELVAKSIVALSPRKDRAFISLNCAALPDSLIESELFGYEKGAFTGAHAPKPGQIELANGGTLFLDEIATLGTELQTKLLRVLQERSVQRLGSKSSRKIDFRLLTATNENLEEMVRTGRFREDLYYRIHVVPIFMPPLRERREDVSVLANHFLRIYCGTNRIALKRLDPEVLNIFEDYAWPGNVREMENLIQRLILMVEGPLIRARDLPDQMLLSSAASHESLLIPEEGIDFDDEIARIEVAYLEAALRRTAGRKVAAAKLLHIKQQKMKYLCRKYKIKG, encoded by the coding sequence ATGCGTTCTTCTGCAGCTCTTTCGCAGGTTCCAGATGCTTCTCGCCTGGCTGTTGTCTCGCCCGACGAAACCGCATGGTCGCAATTGGAGAGCATTCTCTCGCGCAGTTTCCAGTTGCGGCGCCTTCTCGCGTGGGAACACGTCATCCCCGTCATGGCCGAGTTCCCCATGGACGGCCTCGTCGTGGACATCGACAATCTGGGTCGACCGCAAATGGAGGTACTCGCCTCGCTCGAGGAACTGCGCCGTGCCAATCGCGACATCGTTATTGTTACGGTGACGCGACTTCAGGACCGCAGCCTCCGTCTCCGTGCCGCCGAGATCGGTTGTGATGAATTCTTTGTCGCCCCTATCGATCTCGAAGAGATGCGCATCGTGCTCGAGCGTTCTCTCGGAAAACGCTTCCTTGAGATCGAGAACCGCCGCGCCACGGAACAGATCTCCGGGGGAAGGTACGGTTTCAGCGAAATCATCGGTCGCTGCGAGCCCATGCTGCGCGTATTCGACACCATCACCCGGGTGGCCCGCAGCGACACCAGCGTCGTCATTCGTGGCGAAAGCGGCACGGGCAAAGAGTTGGTCGCCAAATCAATCGTCGCCCTCAGTCCCCGCAAGGACAGAGCCTTCATCAGCCTCAATTGCGCCGCCCTGCCCGATTCGCTGATCGAGTCCGAACTCTTTGGTTATGAGAAAGGCGCCTTCACCGGCGCTCACGCCCCGAAACCGGGGCAGATCGAACTGGCCAACGGCGGAACCCTCTTCCTCGATGAAATCGCAACTCTTGGCACCGAGCTGCAAACCAAGCTCCTCCGCGTCCTGCAGGAACGCTCTGTTCAACGCCTGGGAAGCAAGTCTTCCCGCAAGATTGATTTCCGCCTGCTGACCGCCACGAACGAAAATCTCGAAGAGATGGTTCGAACGGGCAGATTCCGCGAAGATCTTTATTACCGCATTCACGTTGTCCCCATCTTCATGCCGCCCCTGCGGGAACGTCGCGAAGACGTCTCTGTCCTCGCCAACCATTTTCTCCGAATCTACTGCGGCACTAACCGAATCGCCCTCAAGCGCCTCGATCCCGAGGTCCTCAATATCTTCGAGGATTACGCCTGGCCCGGCAATGTCCGCGAGATGGAAAACCTCATCCAACGTCTCATCCTGATGGTAGAAGGTCCACTCATCCGCGCCCGCGATCTCCCCGACCAGATGCTCCTGTCCAGTGCCGCCAGCCACGAATCGCTCCTGATTCCCGAAGAGGGCATCGACTTCGACGACGAGATCGCGCGCATCGAGGTCGCCTACCTCGAGGCCGCCCTGCGTCGAACCGCCGGGAGGAAGGTCGCCGCGGCAAAGCTTCTGCACATCAAGCAGCAGAAAATGAAGTACCTCTGCCGCAAATACAAAATTAAAGGTTAA
- a CDS encoding efflux RND transporter periplasmic adaptor subunit, with protein sequence MFRRELFYLAIGASLTLAGCSGSEPTAASAAPPPVKAETAVLPANTTAQPSDEYHVSGPLVVEHEVDVEAQREGIVSKILADVGTRLRKGQVLAELDNRELLANRDVAADKVKAIEADQKNWAAELDMDKADLTRAEAMWNASLITKEQVEHARAKVVSAKFEVEREINHAQTARDELRAIEIELDKTRILAPFDGVVARRYIRLGQKVAVNDRMFWVTETSPMNVRFTLPQEFVGKVKVGDAVGVFSPDEPNHKYAATIMLLSPVVDPASGTIDVEARVAEPAGNLRPGMTVTVAVKRAQ encoded by the coding sequence GTGTTCAGGCGGGAACTGTTCTATTTAGCGATTGGCGCCAGCTTGACGCTGGCGGGGTGCTCGGGAAGCGAACCGACGGCGGCCAGTGCGGCACCGCCGCCGGTCAAAGCTGAAACGGCAGTTCTACCGGCGAACACTACTGCGCAACCTTCGGACGAATACCACGTTTCCGGCCCGCTGGTTGTGGAGCACGAGGTTGATGTCGAAGCGCAGCGGGAAGGCATCGTCTCGAAAATACTTGCCGATGTTGGGACGCGGCTTCGCAAAGGTCAGGTACTGGCCGAACTGGACAACCGTGAGTTGTTGGCGAACCGCGACGTGGCGGCGGATAAAGTAAAGGCCATTGAGGCAGATCAGAAGAATTGGGCGGCAGAACTGGACATGGACAAAGCGGACCTCACACGCGCGGAAGCCATGTGGAATGCGAGCCTGATCACGAAAGAGCAGGTGGAGCACGCGCGGGCGAAAGTCGTCAGTGCCAAATTCGAAGTGGAACGCGAAATTAACCACGCACAGACAGCTCGGGATGAGTTACGCGCGATCGAAATCGAGTTGGACAAGACCAGGATCCTTGCGCCCTTCGATGGTGTTGTTGCCCGGAGATACATACGGCTTGGCCAGAAGGTCGCCGTCAACGACCGAATGTTCTGGGTGACGGAAACGTCGCCGATGAACGTGCGATTCACACTTCCGCAGGAGTTCGTGGGCAAAGTCAAAGTGGGCGACGCAGTGGGGGTATTTTCGCCGGATGAGCCCAATCACAAATACGCAGCGACGATCATGCTGCTGAGTCCCGTGGTAGATCCGGCGAGCGGTACGATCGATGTTGAAGCGCGAGTGGCTGAACCGGCGGGCAATTTGCGTCCGGGAATGACGGTCACGGTGGCAGTGAAGAGAGCGCAATGA
- a CDS encoding EAL domain-containing protein, with protein sequence MMALHSQAGAEQATALRPTLRYIAKQPILDAHEHVCGYELLFRDGPQNLFSSVDANHASLSTMDYSLAFGTGPVAGEKLAFVNCTRELLVTRLVTLLPSDKTVLEILEDVAPDLEVLEACRHLSSLGYRFALDDFLENDLGSPFLEHATFVKVDIRANSTMGQARIARELARRGLRLLAEKVETREEFDFLHDHGYQYFQGYFFCRPIILQTQDIPAAQLNRLRLLQAVSDPSLNLKQLEEIIRPEVSLSYRLLRYLNSAAFGLYPVRSVMHALTLLGEREVRKWIALVTAGILGQDKTPELVRIAVVRAKFCESFAPSGRSEHYFLTGLFSLLDAMLDRPMSQLASELPISGECRTALLRGQNFLADLLRKCEQCERGEFDCASTQGEPVCRSFRDATLWADAVLEVQ encoded by the coding sequence ATGATGGCCCTCCATTCTCAAGCCGGTGCGGAACAGGCCACCGCGCTTCGTCCGACTCTGCGTTACATCGCCAAGCAGCCAATCCTCGACGCGCATGAGCATGTCTGCGGATACGAACTGCTGTTTCGTGACGGGCCTCAGAACCTGTTCTCCAGCGTAGACGCTAACCACGCCTCGCTCAGCACCATGGATTATTCCCTGGCGTTCGGAACCGGCCCTGTTGCAGGCGAGAAGCTGGCATTCGTCAACTGCACTCGAGAACTTCTCGTCACGCGGCTCGTCACCCTGCTTCCGTCTGACAAAACGGTTCTCGAAATACTGGAAGACGTTGCTCCCGACCTGGAGGTGCTGGAAGCCTGTCGCCATCTCAGCAGTCTCGGATACCGCTTTGCCCTCGATGACTTTCTCGAAAACGATCTCGGGTCTCCGTTCCTCGAACATGCCACCTTTGTAAAAGTAGATATCCGTGCCAATAGCACAATGGGACAGGCCAGAATCGCGCGGGAACTTGCTCGGCGCGGACTTCGACTACTCGCGGAAAAGGTCGAGACTCGCGAGGAGTTCGACTTTCTGCACGACCACGGCTATCAGTATTTCCAGGGATACTTTTTCTGCCGGCCGATCATCCTGCAAACGCAGGACATCCCTGCAGCACAACTGAATCGGCTAAGACTTCTGCAGGCAGTTTCCGATCCTTCGCTGAACCTGAAACAACTTGAAGAGATCATTCGGCCCGAGGTCTCGCTTTCATACCGTCTCTTGCGCTACTTGAATTCCGCTGCATTCGGGCTTTACCCGGTGCGTTCCGTCATGCATGCCCTCACATTGCTCGGCGAGCGAGAGGTCCGAAAATGGATCGCCCTGGTCACGGCGGGGATCCTCGGCCAGGACAAAACGCCCGAGTTAGTGCGCATCGCAGTGGTCCGGGCCAAATTTTGTGAGAGCTTCGCTCCTTCGGGAAGGTCCGAACACTACTTTCTCACCGGCCTCTTCTCGCTCCTCGATGCCATGCTCGACAGACCGATGTCACAACTCGCCTCCGAATTACCGATCTCCGGGGAGTGCCGGACCGCACTCCTGCGCGGTCAGAACTTCCTCGCAGATCTCCTGCGGAAGTGCGAACAATGCGAGCGCGGAGAATTCGACTGCGCCAGCACCCAGGGCGAACCCGTCTGCCGCTCGTTTCGCGATGCGACGCTGTGGGCTGATGCCGTCCTTGAGGTGCAATGA